A region from the Coffea eugenioides isolate CCC68of chromosome 9, Ceug_1.0, whole genome shotgun sequence genome encodes:
- the LOC113783077 gene encoding urease accessory protein G-like isoform X1, translated as MASQDHNFHEVHHHHHHDHHHHNPPHEDSEATSWIGPDGRKYHSHDGLAPHSHEPIYSPGYFRRRARPLSNRDFNERAFTVGIGGPVGTGKTALMLALCKFLRDKYSLAAVTNDIFTKEDGEFLIKHGALPEDRIRAVETGGCPHAAIREDISINLGPLEELSNLFKADILLCESGGDNLAANFSRELADYIIYIIDVSGGDKIPRKGGPGITQADLLVINKTDLASAVGADLSVMERDALQMRDGGPFVFAQVKHGVGVEEIVNRILGSWEAATGKQRH; from the exons ATGGCTTCTCAAGACCACAATTTCCATGAGGTacatcaccaccaccaccatgaCCATCACCACCATAACCCTCCCCATGA GGATTCGGAAGCAACATCCTGGATAGGCCCAGATGGGAGGAAGTACCATAGCCATGACGGATTGGCACCTCATTCCCACGAACCCATTTACTCGCCTGGCTACTTTAGGCGAAGGGCACGCCCACTTTCTAACAGGGATTTCAATGAGAGAGCCTTCACTGTTGGTATTGGTGGCCCTGTTGGTACTGG GAAAACAGCTTTAATGCTGGCCCTCTGTAAGTTCTTGAGGGATAAGTACAGTCTTGCTGCT GTTACTAATGACATATTCACGAAAGAGGATGGGGAGTTTCTGATAAAGCATGGAGCACTTCCTGAAGATAGGATTCGTGCGGTAGAAACAGGAGGCTGCCCGCATGCTGCAATTCGGGAAGATATCAGCATTAATCTTGGTCCTCTTGAGGAGCTTTCTAACTTGTTCAAAGCAGACATTCTTCTTTGTGAATCTGGTGGAG ACAATCTGGCTGCCAACTTCAGCAGAGAACTGGCTGActatattatttatattattGATGTATCTGGTGGTGATAAAATACCTCGAAAAGGAGGTCCAGGCATTACACAGGCCGACCTTCTT GTAATAAACAAAACTGACCTTGCATCAGCAGTTGGAGCTGATTTATCTGTCATGGAACGTGACGCGCTGCAGATGCGGGATGGTGGGCCATTTGTCTTTGCTCAG GTCAAGCATGGTGTAGGTGTGGAGGAAATAGTCAACCGCATCCTGGGATCTTGGGAAGCAGCAACAGGAAAGCAGCGTCATTGA
- the LOC113783077 gene encoding urease accessory protein G-like isoform X2, which produces MASQDHNFHEVHHHHHHDHHHHNPPHEDSEATSWIGPDGRKYHSHDGLAPHSHEPIYSPGYFRRRARPLSNRDFNERAFTVGIGGPVGTGKTALMLALCKFLRDKYSLAAVTNDIFTKEDGEFLIKHGALPEDRIRAVETGGCPHAAIREDISINLGPLEELSNLFKADILLCESGGDNLAANFSRELADYIIYIIDVSGGDKIPRKGGPGITQADLLQLELIYLSWNVTRCRCGMVGHLSLLRSSMV; this is translated from the exons ATGGCTTCTCAAGACCACAATTTCCATGAGGTacatcaccaccaccaccatgaCCATCACCACCATAACCCTCCCCATGA GGATTCGGAAGCAACATCCTGGATAGGCCCAGATGGGAGGAAGTACCATAGCCATGACGGATTGGCACCTCATTCCCACGAACCCATTTACTCGCCTGGCTACTTTAGGCGAAGGGCACGCCCACTTTCTAACAGGGATTTCAATGAGAGAGCCTTCACTGTTGGTATTGGTGGCCCTGTTGGTACTGG GAAAACAGCTTTAATGCTGGCCCTCTGTAAGTTCTTGAGGGATAAGTACAGTCTTGCTGCT GTTACTAATGACATATTCACGAAAGAGGATGGGGAGTTTCTGATAAAGCATGGAGCACTTCCTGAAGATAGGATTCGTGCGGTAGAAACAGGAGGCTGCCCGCATGCTGCAATTCGGGAAGATATCAGCATTAATCTTGGTCCTCTTGAGGAGCTTTCTAACTTGTTCAAAGCAGACATTCTTCTTTGTGAATCTGGTGGAG ACAATCTGGCTGCCAACTTCAGCAGAGAACTGGCTGActatattatttatattattGATGTATCTGGTGGTGATAAAATACCTCGAAAAGGAGGTCCAGGCATTACACAGGCCGACCTTCTT CAGTTGGAGCTGATTTATCTGTCATGGAACGTGACGCGCTGCAGATGCGGGATGGTGGGCCATTTGTCTTTGCTCAG GTCAAGCATGGTGTAG
- the LOC113783077 gene encoding urease accessory protein G-like isoform X3, with translation MASQDHNFHEVHHHHHHDHHHHNPPHEDSEATSWIGPDGRKYHSHDGLAPHSHEPIYSPGYFRRRARPLSNRDFNERAFTVGIGGPVGTGKTALMLALCKFLRDKYSLAAVTNDIFTKEDGEFLIKHGALPEDRIRAVETGGCPHAAIREDISINLGPLEELSNLFKADILLCESGGDNLAANFSRELADYIIYIIDVSGGDKIPRKGGPGITQADLLLELIYLSWNVTRCRCGMVGHLSLLRSSMV, from the exons ATGGCTTCTCAAGACCACAATTTCCATGAGGTacatcaccaccaccaccatgaCCATCACCACCATAACCCTCCCCATGA GGATTCGGAAGCAACATCCTGGATAGGCCCAGATGGGAGGAAGTACCATAGCCATGACGGATTGGCACCTCATTCCCACGAACCCATTTACTCGCCTGGCTACTTTAGGCGAAGGGCACGCCCACTTTCTAACAGGGATTTCAATGAGAGAGCCTTCACTGTTGGTATTGGTGGCCCTGTTGGTACTGG GAAAACAGCTTTAATGCTGGCCCTCTGTAAGTTCTTGAGGGATAAGTACAGTCTTGCTGCT GTTACTAATGACATATTCACGAAAGAGGATGGGGAGTTTCTGATAAAGCATGGAGCACTTCCTGAAGATAGGATTCGTGCGGTAGAAACAGGAGGCTGCCCGCATGCTGCAATTCGGGAAGATATCAGCATTAATCTTGGTCCTCTTGAGGAGCTTTCTAACTTGTTCAAAGCAGACATTCTTCTTTGTGAATCTGGTGGAG ACAATCTGGCTGCCAACTTCAGCAGAGAACTGGCTGActatattatttatattattGATGTATCTGGTGGTGATAAAATACCTCGAAAAGGAGGTCCAGGCATTACACAGGCCGACCTTCTT TTGGAGCTGATTTATCTGTCATGGAACGTGACGCGCTGCAGATGCGGGATGGTGGGCCATTTGTCTTTGCTCAG GTCAAGCATGGTGTAG